In Streptantibioticus cattleyicolor NRRL 8057 = DSM 46488, a genomic segment contains:
- the glpX gene encoding class II fructose-bisphosphatase: protein MTEHHLPSQLEVSPEAPDRNLALELVRVTEAAAMAAGRWVGRGDKNGADGAAVKAMRTLVHTVSMNGVVVIGEGEKDEAPMLYNGERVGDGTGPECDVAVDPVDGTTLTAKGMPNAVSVLAVAERGSMYDPSAVFYMDKLVTGPEAADYVDITAPPSVNIRRVAKAKKSSPEDVTVVVLDRPRHEGLVKEIRETGARIKFIADGDVAGAIMAAREGTGVDLLLGIGGTPEGIITACAIKCLGGVIQGKLWPKDDAERQRALDAGHDLDRVLSTDDLVRGDNVFFVATGITDGELLRGVRYKAETATTSSLVMRSKSGTIRQIDSSHRLSKLRAYSAIDFDRAR, encoded by the coding sequence ATGACCGAGCACCACCTGCCGTCCCAGCTCGAAGTGAGCCCGGAGGCTCCCGACCGCAACCTGGCCCTGGAACTCGTCCGGGTGACCGAGGCCGCCGCGATGGCCGCCGGCCGCTGGGTCGGCCGTGGCGACAAGAACGGCGCGGACGGCGCCGCGGTGAAGGCCATGCGCACCCTGGTGCACACCGTCTCGATGAACGGCGTCGTCGTGATCGGCGAAGGCGAGAAGGACGAGGCGCCGATGCTCTACAACGGCGAGCGCGTCGGCGACGGCACCGGACCCGAGTGCGACGTGGCCGTCGACCCGGTGGACGGCACCACGCTCACCGCCAAGGGCATGCCCAACGCGGTCTCGGTGCTGGCGGTGGCCGAACGCGGCTCGATGTACGACCCGTCCGCCGTCTTCTACATGGACAAGCTGGTCACCGGCCCGGAGGCGGCCGACTACGTGGACATCACCGCGCCGCCGTCGGTGAACATCCGCCGGGTGGCCAAGGCCAAGAAGTCCTCGCCGGAGGACGTCACCGTGGTCGTCCTGGACCGGCCGCGCCACGAGGGCCTGGTCAAGGAGATCCGGGAGACCGGCGCCCGGATCAAGTTCATCGCGGACGGGGACGTGGCCGGCGCCATCATGGCGGCCCGCGAGGGCACCGGTGTCGACCTGCTGCTGGGCATCGGCGGCACCCCGGAGGGGATCATCACCGCGTGCGCCATCAAGTGCCTGGGCGGGGTGATCCAGGGCAAGCTGTGGCCCAAGGACGACGCCGAGCGGCAGCGGGCCCTGGACGCCGGCCACGACCTGGACCGGGTGCTCTCCACCGACGACCTGGTCCGCGGCGACAACGTGTTCTTCGTGGCCACCGGGATCACCGACGGCGAGCTGCTGCGCGGGGTGCGCTACAAGGCGGAGACCGCCACCACCTCGTCGCTGGTGATGCGCTCCAAGTCGGGCACCATCCGGCAGATCGACTCCTCCCACCGGCTGTCGAAGCTGCGCGCCTACAGCGCCATCGACTTCGACCGCGCCCGCTGA
- the ppgK gene encoding polyphosphate--glucose phosphotransferase, whose protein sequence is MTVFGVDIGGSGIKGAPVDLGRGELAGERFKVLTPHPSEPAAVVAGVRQVVGHFGWSGPVGVTFPGVVTDGVTRTAANMHPDWVDVDARALLSEALGVPVTVRNDADAAGLAEMRFGAGRGHDGTVIVLTFGTGIGSAVFHRGRLLPNTELGHLELHGHDAEKRAAARVKDDHGMSWPQWAARVEEYLAEVEKLFSPELLVLGGGVSRKAEKFLPLLRGVRAKIVPARLHNEAGIVGAAMEAAAEHAGAGTGTA, encoded by the coding sequence ATGACTGTCTTCGGTGTGGACATCGGCGGCTCCGGGATCAAGGGCGCCCCGGTCGATCTCGGCCGGGGCGAGCTGGCGGGGGAACGGTTCAAGGTGCTGACCCCGCATCCGTCCGAGCCGGCCGCCGTGGTGGCCGGGGTGCGTCAGGTCGTCGGGCATTTCGGCTGGTCGGGACCGGTCGGGGTGACCTTCCCCGGTGTCGTCACGGACGGGGTCACCCGTACCGCGGCCAACATGCACCCCGACTGGGTGGACGTGGACGCGCGGGCGCTGCTCTCCGAGGCGCTGGGCGTGCCGGTCACGGTGCGCAACGACGCGGACGCCGCCGGACTGGCCGAGATGCGGTTCGGGGCGGGCCGGGGCCACGACGGCACCGTCATCGTGCTCACCTTCGGCACCGGCATCGGCAGCGCGGTCTTCCACCGGGGCCGGCTGCTGCCCAACACCGAGCTGGGCCATCTTGAGCTGCACGGCCACGACGCGGAGAAGCGGGCCGCCGCGCGGGTCAAGGACGACCACGGCATGAGCTGGCCGCAGTGGGCGGCGCGGGTCGAGGAGTACCTGGCCGAGGTGGAGAAGTTGTTCTCGCCCGAGCTGCTGGTGCTCGGCGGCGGGGTCAGCCGCAAGGCGGAGAAGTTCCTGCCGCTGCTCAGGGGGGTGCGCGCGAAGATCGTCCCGGCGCGGTTGCACAACGAGGCCGGGATCGTCGGGGCCGCGATGGAGGCGGCGGCCGAGCACGCGGGCGCGGGGACCGGCACGGCCTGA
- a CDS encoding exodeoxyribonuclease VII small subunit: MADQDTLGYEQARDELVDVVRRLEAGGSTLEESLALWERGEELAKVCRHWLEGARRRLDAALAEEEPATPAENAPAAEA, encoded by the coding sequence ATGGCAGATCAGGACACGCTGGGGTACGAGCAGGCGCGCGACGAGCTGGTCGACGTGGTGCGGCGGCTGGAGGCCGGGGGCTCGACGCTGGAGGAATCCCTGGCCCTGTGGGAACGCGGCGAGGAGCTGGCCAAGGTGTGCCGCCACTGGCTGGAGGGCGCCCGCCGCCGGCTGGACGCGGCGCTGGCCGAGGAGGAGCCGGCCACGCCCGCGGAGAACGCCCCGGCCGCCGAGGCGTGA
- a CDS encoding APC family permease, translating to MATTRDPAPATGHPAGALHRTLGLRDLVVYGLLFIAPMAPVGVFGALDAASHGAVALVYVAATVAMGFTAYSYAQMVRVVPQAGSVFAYARAGLGSGAGFVAGWMALLDYLLIPAVAYLFCGIALHALVPAVSQWVFTAAAVVATTALNLAGVRTAALVGFLVLALEIAVLLVFVAAACVVLVWHGATRGWASPFTGQASAGGFSAPAVVSAVSVAVLSYLGFDAIAAFAEEASGGGEASGGGDGAGAGRVARALLFCLALAGVLFMAQTYLVSLLTPEPAAVLAAQPARQGAAFYDAVESGVGHWLHQLVAVSKAIGAAFAALAGQAAAGRLLFAMARDRRLPPALAKVGARSGVPGRALLVAAVVTLVAAVWAARRADGLDRLVSVVNMGALTAFALLHLSVVGWFAVRGRGPAFRWWKHVLVPLLGLAVTVAVIARASRPAQWVGLGWLAVGLVVLAGQRVARARGRAVR from the coding sequence ATGGCGACGACGAGGGACCCGGCCCCCGCCACCGGCCACCCGGCCGGGGCGCTCCACCGCACCCTGGGCCTGCGCGACCTGGTGGTCTACGGGCTGCTGTTCATCGCCCCGATGGCCCCGGTCGGCGTGTTCGGCGCGCTGGACGCCGCCTCGCACGGCGCGGTCGCCCTGGTGTACGTGGCGGCCACGGTGGCGATGGGGTTCACCGCGTACTCCTACGCCCAGATGGTGCGGGTGGTGCCGCAGGCCGGCTCGGTCTTCGCGTACGCCCGCGCCGGGCTGGGGTCCGGCGCCGGGTTCGTGGCGGGCTGGATGGCGCTCCTGGACTACCTGCTGATCCCGGCGGTCGCCTACCTCTTCTGCGGCATCGCGCTGCACGCGCTGGTACCCGCCGTCTCCCAGTGGGTCTTCACCGCCGCCGCCGTGGTGGCCACCACCGCGCTCAACCTCGCCGGGGTGCGCACCGCCGCGCTCGTCGGCTTCCTGGTGCTCGCGCTGGAGATCGCGGTGCTGCTGGTCTTCGTGGCCGCCGCCTGCGTGGTCCTGGTCTGGCACGGCGCCACCCGTGGCTGGGCCTCCCCGTTCACCGGCCAGGCCTCGGCCGGCGGCTTCTCGGCCCCGGCCGTGGTGTCGGCGGTGTCGGTGGCGGTGCTGTCGTACCTGGGGTTCGACGCGATCGCGGCGTTCGCGGAGGAGGCGTCGGGGGGAGGGGAGGCGTCCGGTGGCGGGGACGGTGCCGGGGCCGGCCGGGTCGCCCGGGCGCTGCTGTTCTGCCTGGCGCTGGCCGGGGTGCTCTTCATGGCGCAGACGTATCTGGTCTCGCTGCTCACCCCGGAGCCGGCGGCCGTCCTCGCCGCGCAGCCGGCCCGGCAGGGCGCGGCCTTCTACGACGCCGTGGAATCCGGCGTGGGCCACTGGCTCCACCAGCTCGTCGCGGTCAGCAAGGCGATCGGGGCGGCGTTCGCGGCGCTGGCCGGCCAGGCGGCGGCCGGCCGGCTGCTCTTCGCCATGGCCCGGGACCGCCGGCTGCCCCCGGCGCTGGCCAAGGTCGGCGCACGCAGCGGCGTACCGGGGCGGGCGCTGCTGGTCGCCGCGGTCGTCACGCTGGTCGCCGCGGTGTGGGCGGCCCGCCGCGCGGACGGCCTGGACCGGCTGGTGTCGGTGGTGAACATGGGCGCGCTCACCGCCTTCGCGCTGCTGCACCTGTCGGTGGTCGGCTGGTTCGCGGTACGCGGCCGGGGCCCCGCCTTCCGCTGGTGGAAGCACGTCCTGGTGCCGCTGCTGGGCCTGGCGGTGACGGTCGCCGTGATCGCCCGCGCCTCCCGGCCCGCGCAGTGGGTGGGGCTGGGCTGGCTGGCGGTGGGGCTGGTGGTGCTGGCGGGCCAGCGGGTGGCGCGGGCGCGGGGGAGGGCGGTGCGGTGA
- a CDS encoding DUF4245 domain-containing protein has product MRGKQTVRDMVLSLAAIGVVVAAIYLFVPHSGEDPVKTVSYNVELGQARRAAPYPVAAPDGLGGKWRPTSVHYDAADPRATTWHLGFIDPENEYVAVEQSNGDPDKFIAATTVQSGKDGSQQVSGVTWDRYDGGRYRALVRHGHGVTTLVTGTAPYGQLARMAAALRTS; this is encoded by the coding sequence ATGCGCGGAAAGCAGACGGTACGGGACATGGTGCTGTCGTTGGCGGCGATCGGGGTGGTCGTCGCCGCTATCTACCTGTTCGTCCCGCACTCGGGTGAGGACCCCGTCAAGACGGTGAGCTACAACGTGGAGCTGGGGCAGGCCCGGCGTGCCGCGCCCTACCCGGTGGCGGCCCCGGACGGACTCGGCGGGAAGTGGCGCCCCACCTCGGTGCACTACGACGCCGCCGACCCCAGGGCCACCACCTGGCACCTGGGCTTCATCGACCCGGAGAACGAGTACGTGGCCGTCGAGCAGAGCAACGGCGACCCGGACAAGTTCATCGCCGCCACCACCGTGCAGTCCGGCAAGGACGGCTCGCAGCAGGTGTCCGGCGTCACCTGGGACCGCTACGACGGCGGTCGCTACCGCGCCCTGGTGCGCCACGGCCACGGGGTGACCACGCTGGTCACCGGGACGGCGCCGTACGGCCAGCTGGCGAGGATGGCGGCGGCGCTGCGGACGTCCTGA
- a CDS encoding malonic semialdehyde reductase has product MTLALDDAAQDLLFRAARTANSFTDEPVDDEQIRAVYDLVKYAPTAFNQQPLRVVLVRSAEARERLVRHMSEGNQAKTAAAPLVAVLAADHEFTTELPTQFPAFPQAKDVFFAERAVRERSAAFNATLQVGYFILGVRAAGLAAGPMTGFDADGVAKEFFADGDHSVLAVVNIGKPGPDAFRPRGPRLAYDEVVTTV; this is encoded by the coding sequence ATGACTCTCGCACTCGACGACGCCGCCCAGGACCTGCTCTTCCGCGCCGCCCGCACGGCCAACTCCTTCACCGACGAGCCGGTGGACGACGAGCAGATACGGGCCGTGTACGACCTGGTCAAGTACGCGCCGACCGCCTTCAACCAGCAGCCGCTGCGGGTGGTGCTGGTCCGCTCCGCCGAGGCCCGCGAGCGGCTGGTCCGCCACATGTCCGAGGGCAACCAGGCCAAGACGGCCGCCGCGCCGCTGGTGGCGGTCCTGGCCGCGGACCACGAGTTCACCACCGAACTGCCCACCCAGTTCCCGGCGTTCCCGCAGGCCAAGGACGTCTTCTTCGCCGAGCGCGCGGTGCGTGAGCGCTCCGCCGCGTTCAACGCCACGCTCCAGGTCGGCTACTTCATCCTCGGTGTGCGCGCCGCCGGGCTCGCCGCCGGCCCGATGACCGGGTTCGACGCCGACGGGGTCGCCAAGGAGTTCTTCGCCGACGGCGACCACTCCGTGCTGGCCGTGGTCAACATCGGCAAGCCGGGCCCGGACGCGTTCCGCCCGCGCGGCCCGCGGCTCGCCTACGACGAGGTCGTCACCACCGTCTGA
- a CDS encoding 4-hydroxy-3-methylbut-2-enyl diphosphate reductase, protein MTATTARRVLLAAPRGYCAGVDRAVITVEKALEQYGAPIYVRKEIVHNKYVVRTLEKKGAIFVDETEEVPEGSIVIFSAHGVAPVVHEEAAQRKLASIDATCPLVTKVHKEAQRFAREDYDILLIGHEGHEEVIGTMGEAPDRIHLVDGPEDVASVRVRDENKLVWLSQTTLSVDETMETVEKLQERFPALVSPPSDDICYATQNRQLAVKRMGADAELVIVVGSRNSSNSKRLVEVALQAGAGDAHLVDFADEIDEAWLEGVTTVGVTSGASVPEVLVQGVLEWLAERGYADVEIIRAAEESIQFSLPKELRRDLRAETAAAE, encoded by the coding sequence ATGACTGCCACAACTGCCCGTCGGGTCCTGCTCGCCGCTCCCCGTGGTTACTGCGCGGGCGTGGACCGAGCCGTGATCACCGTCGAGAAGGCCCTGGAGCAGTACGGGGCACCGATCTACGTGCGCAAGGAGATCGTCCACAACAAGTACGTGGTGCGGACGCTGGAGAAGAAGGGCGCGATCTTCGTCGACGAGACGGAGGAGGTGCCGGAGGGCTCCATCGTGATCTTCTCGGCGCACGGCGTCGCGCCGGTGGTCCACGAGGAGGCCGCGCAGCGCAAGCTCGCCTCCATCGACGCCACCTGCCCGCTGGTGACCAAGGTGCACAAGGAGGCCCAGCGGTTCGCCCGCGAGGACTACGACATCCTGCTGATCGGGCACGAGGGCCACGAGGAGGTCATCGGCACGATGGGCGAGGCGCCGGACCGCATCCACCTGGTGGACGGCCCGGAGGACGTGGCCTCGGTGCGGGTGCGGGACGAGAACAAGCTGGTGTGGCTCTCCCAGACCACGCTGTCGGTGGACGAGACCATGGAGACGGTGGAGAAGCTCCAGGAGCGTTTCCCGGCCCTGGTCAGCCCGCCCAGCGACGACATCTGCTACGCCACCCAGAACCGCCAGCTGGCGGTCAAGCGGATGGGCGCCGACGCCGAGCTGGTGATCGTGGTCGGCTCGCGCAACTCCTCCAACTCCAAGCGGCTGGTGGAGGTCGCCCTCCAGGCCGGGGCCGGCGACGCCCACCTGGTGGACTTCGCCGACGAGATCGACGAGGCGTGGCTGGAGGGGGTCACCACGGTCGGCGTCACCTCGGGCGCCTCGGTGCCGGAGGTGCTGGTGCAGGGCGTGCTGGAGTGGCTGGCCGAGCGCGGTTACGCGGACGTGGAGATCATCCGGGCCGCCGAGGAGAGCATCCAGTTCTCGCTCCCCAAGGAGCTGCGCCGGGATCTGCGGGCGGAGACCGCCGCCGCGGAGTGA
- a CDS encoding WhiB family transcriptional regulator — translation MLQPIETAKDGLASPLRHPRDLAGPWHAEAACRRDEAGMFFAPSKEPTAARLSREEAAKRVCARCPVMLECREHALLQPEPYGVWGGLTAAERRVVLARRRRRDAELQRASRIAAAG, via the coding sequence GTGCTGCAACCGATCGAGACCGCGAAGGACGGGCTTGCGTCCCCGCTTCGTCACCCCCGGGACCTGGCCGGTCCCTGGCACGCCGAGGCCGCATGCCGGCGTGACGAGGCCGGGATGTTCTTCGCGCCGTCGAAGGAGCCGACCGCCGCGCGGTTGTCCCGGGAGGAGGCCGCGAAGAGGGTCTGCGCGCGGTGCCCGGTCATGCTCGAATGCCGGGAGCACGCGCTGCTGCAACCGGAACCGTACGGCGTGTGGGGCGGGCTGACCGCGGCCGAACGCCGGGTGGTGCTCGCCCGGCGGCGGCGGCGGGACGCCGAACTCCAGCGCGCCTCCCGGATCGCCGCGGCCGGCTGA
- a CDS encoding DUF6542 domain-containing protein, whose protein sequence is MDQPRTRTPNTSRAPGGRPRLPRPAVARGRQGNRPATTPAPRTAEEERATVYGTRRRTPLPRAAVAALARAARPKARLTGFGTGVLITALTLLGGAADALLSDGPGIFCGLLFTTASLLGALWVRPADLAAAPVSAPIAFALTLAVTGPGAGEGVLGHLMGMVTSLATHTGWLYTGTLLAAAVTATRKLLPARGGPAR, encoded by the coding sequence GTGGACCAACCCCGTACGCGCACCCCGAACACCTCCCGCGCCCCCGGCGGTCGGCCCAGGCTGCCGAGGCCCGCCGTCGCCCGAGGACGCCAGGGGAACCGGCCCGCCACCACCCCCGCCCCCCGGACGGCGGAGGAGGAACGGGCCACCGTCTACGGCACCCGGCGCCGGACCCCGCTGCCCCGGGCGGCCGTCGCCGCGCTCGCCCGCGCCGCCCGACCCAAGGCCCGGCTGACCGGCTTCGGCACCGGCGTCCTCATCACCGCGCTCACCCTGCTCGGCGGCGCCGCCGACGCACTGCTCTCCGACGGCCCCGGAATCTTCTGCGGCCTGCTGTTCACCACCGCGAGCCTGCTCGGCGCGCTGTGGGTACGCCCGGCCGACCTCGCCGCCGCGCCGGTCAGCGCCCCGATCGCGTTCGCGCTCACCCTCGCCGTCACCGGACCCGGCGCCGGGGAAGGGGTGCTCGGCCACCTCATGGGCATGGTGACCTCGCTGGCCACCCACACCGGCTGGCTCTACACCGGCACGCTGCTGGCCGCCGCGGTGACCGCGACCCGCAAGCTCCTGCCGGCCCGGGGCGGCCCGGCCCGCTGA
- a CDS encoding fumarate hydratase, whose protein sequence is MPEFAYTDLLPQGEDTTPYRLVTSEGVSTFEAGGRTFLKVEPEALRKLAEEAIHDIQHYLRPAHLAQLRRIVDDPEASANDKFVALDLLKNANIAAAGVLPMCQDTGTAIVMGKRGQNVLTEGGDEEALSRGVYDAYTKLNLRYSQMAPLTMWEERNTGSNLPAQIELYATDGGAYKFLFMAKGGGSANKSFLYQETKAVLNEASMMRFLEEKIRSLGTAACPPYHLAIVVGGTSAEYALKTAKYASAHYLDNLPTEGSPLGHGFRDTELEEKVFELTQKIGIGAQFGGKYFCHDVRVVRLPRHGASCPVAIAVSCSADRQAVAKITAEGVFLEQLETDPARFLPDTTDEHLDEGDVVRIDLNQPMESILAELTKYPVKTRLSLTGPLVVARDIAHAKIKERLDAGEEMPQYLKDHPVYYAGPAKTPEGYASGSFGPTTAGRMDSYVEQFQAAGGSKVMLAKGNRSKQVTDACHAHGGFYLGSIGGPAARLAQDCIKKVEVLEYEELGMEAVWKIEVADFPAFIVVDDKGNDFFTDPAPSPTFTSIPVRSS, encoded by the coding sequence ATGCCTGAATTCGCCTATACGGATCTGCTTCCCCAGGGCGAGGACACCACGCCGTACCGGCTGGTGACCTCCGAGGGCGTGAGCACGTTCGAGGCCGGCGGGCGGACGTTCCTCAAGGTGGAGCCGGAGGCGCTGCGCAAGCTGGCCGAGGAGGCGATCCACGACATCCAGCACTACCTGCGCCCGGCCCACCTGGCCCAGCTGCGCCGGATCGTCGACGACCCCGAGGCGTCCGCCAACGACAAGTTCGTCGCCCTGGACCTGCTGAAGAACGCCAACATCGCGGCGGCCGGCGTGCTGCCGATGTGCCAGGACACCGGCACCGCGATCGTGATGGGCAAGCGCGGCCAGAACGTGCTGACCGAGGGGGGCGACGAGGAGGCGCTCTCCCGCGGCGTCTACGACGCGTACACCAAGCTCAACCTGCGCTACTCCCAGATGGCGCCGCTGACCATGTGGGAGGAGAGGAACACCGGCTCCAACCTGCCCGCGCAGATCGAGCTGTACGCCACCGACGGCGGCGCCTACAAGTTCCTCTTCATGGCCAAGGGCGGCGGCAGCGCCAACAAGTCCTTCCTGTACCAGGAGACCAAGGCCGTCCTCAACGAGGCGTCCATGATGAGGTTCCTGGAGGAGAAGATCCGTTCGCTGGGCACGGCCGCCTGCCCGCCGTACCACCTGGCGATCGTGGTCGGCGGCACCAGCGCCGAGTACGCGCTGAAGACCGCGAAGTACGCCTCCGCGCACTACCTGGACAACCTGCCCACCGAGGGCTCCCCGCTCGGCCACGGCTTCCGTGACACCGAGCTGGAGGAGAAGGTCTTCGAACTGACCCAGAAGATCGGCATCGGCGCCCAGTTCGGCGGCAAGTACTTCTGCCACGACGTCCGCGTGGTGCGGCTGCCCCGGCACGGCGCCTCCTGCCCGGTGGCCATCGCGGTCTCCTGCTCCGCCGACCGCCAGGCGGTCGCCAAGATCACCGCCGAGGGCGTCTTCCTGGAGCAGCTGGAGACCGACCCGGCGCGCTTCCTGCCCGACACCACCGACGAGCACCTCGACGAGGGCGACGTGGTGAGGATCGACCTCAACCAGCCGATGGAGTCGATCCTCGCCGAGCTGACCAAGTACCCGGTCAAGACCCGTCTGTCGCTGACCGGTCCGCTGGTCGTGGCGCGCGACATCGCGCACGCCAAGATCAAGGAACGGCTGGACGCGGGCGAGGAGATGCCGCAGTACCTCAAGGACCACCCGGTGTACTACGCCGGCCCGGCGAAGACCCCCGAGGGGTACGCCTCCGGTTCCTTCGGCCCGACCACGGCCGGCCGCATGGACTCCTACGTCGAGCAGTTCCAGGCGGCGGGGGGCTCGAAGGTGATGCTCGCCAAGGGCAACCGCAGCAAGCAGGTCACCGACGCCTGCCACGCCCACGGTGGCTTCTACCTCGGCTCCATCGGCGGCCCGGCCGCCCGCCTCGCCCAGGACTGCATCAAGAAGGTCGAGGTCCTGGAGTACGAGGAGCTGGGCATGGAGGCGGTGTGGAAGATCGAGGTGGCGGACTTCCCGGCGTTCATCGTGGTGGACGACAAGGGCAACGACTTCTTCACCGACCCGGCGCCGTCCCCGACGTTCACCAGCATCCCGGTGCGTTCCTCATGA
- the xseA gene encoding exodeoxyribonuclease VII large subunit: MALNTSAEAPVPVGEVSRLIGRWIDRLGAVWVEGQITQLSRRPGAGVVFLTLRDPSRDVSIGVTCFRAVFDAVADVVSEGARVVVFAKPEWYAPRGQLSLRATEIRPVGVGELLARLERLKRSLAAEGLFAADRKKRLPFLPQLIGLVCGRASAAERDVLENARHRWPAVRFEVRNVPVQGTQAVARVIDAVKELDARPEVDVIIVARGGGSVEDLLPFSDERLVRAVADCRTPVVSAIGHEPDSPLLDLVADLRASTPTDAAKKVVPDVGEELARVRQLEERALRCVTHLLDREERGLASVLSRPWMADPYRMVAEREEAVAGLLHRARRTLGHLLDRADADLEHTRARVVALSPAATLRRGYAVLQRADGAVVRAPEEVAEAERLRARVADGEFAVRVTADPA; the protein is encoded by the coding sequence ATGGCACTGAACACGTCAGCGGAAGCGCCGGTCCCGGTCGGTGAGGTGTCGCGGCTGATCGGGAGGTGGATCGACCGGCTGGGGGCGGTGTGGGTCGAGGGGCAGATCACCCAGTTGTCGCGGCGGCCGGGGGCCGGGGTGGTCTTCCTGACGCTGCGGGATCCGTCGCGGGACGTGTCGATCGGCGTGACGTGTTTCCGGGCGGTCTTCGACGCGGTGGCGGACGTGGTCTCCGAGGGGGCCCGGGTGGTGGTCTTCGCCAAGCCCGAGTGGTACGCGCCGCGGGGGCAGTTGTCGCTGCGGGCGACGGAGATACGTCCGGTGGGCGTCGGTGAACTCCTGGCGCGGCTGGAGCGGTTGAAGCGGTCGCTGGCCGCCGAGGGGCTCTTCGCCGCCGACCGCAAGAAGCGGCTGCCGTTCCTGCCGCAGCTCATCGGGCTGGTCTGCGGCCGTGCCTCGGCCGCCGAGCGCGACGTGCTGGAGAACGCCCGGCACCGCTGGCCCGCCGTCCGCTTCGAGGTGCGCAACGTCCCCGTCCAGGGCACCCAGGCGGTGGCCCGGGTGATCGACGCGGTGAAGGAGCTGGACGCGCGCCCCGAGGTGGACGTGATCATCGTGGCGCGCGGCGGCGGCAGCGTGGAGGATCTGCTGCCCTTCTCCGACGAGCGCCTGGTGCGCGCGGTCGCCGACTGCCGTACCCCGGTGGTCTCGGCCATCGGGCACGAGCCGGACTCGCCGCTGCTGGACCTGGTGGCCGATCTGCGCGCCTCCACCCCGACCGACGCGGCGAAGAAGGTCGTGCCGGACGTCGGCGAAGAGCTGGCGCGGGTGCGGCAGTTGGAGGAGCGGGCGCTGCGCTGCGTGACGCATCTGCTCGACCGTGAGGAGCGCGGGCTCGCCTCGGTGCTGAGCCGGCCGTGGATGGCCGACCCCTACCGGATGGTGGCGGAGCGGGAGGAGGCGGTGGCGGGGCTGCTGCACCGGGCCCGGCGCACCCTGGGCCACCTGCTGGACCGGGCCGACGCCGATCTGGAGCACACCCGGGCCCGGGTGGTGGCGCTCTCCCCCGCCGCCACGCTGCGCCGGGGGTACGCGGTGCTCCAGCGGGCGGACGGGGCGGTGGTGCGGGCGCCGGAGGAGGTCGCCGAGGCGGAGCGGCTGCGCGCCCGGGTCGCCGACGGCGAGTTCGCGGTACGGGTGACGGCGGATCCGGCCTGA
- a CDS encoding DUF1707 SHOCT-like domain-containing protein, whose translation MVAVDESPLQKPSLIKRTQQPAGTDAEAALRASDADRDRIAEILREALAEGRLTAEEHSERLDAAYAARTVGELAPLVRDLPAHPADRTPRPEPAGYPPAAPAGEADTQNLVAVFGGSVRKGRWRVGRRTNAFACFGGIEIDLTEAVFEQREVVVNVVAVFGGVEIKVPENVTLRGTGSGVFGGFDVRTHESTDPDAPVVVVSGVALFGGVEAKPRRGKRLRAWTRGQLDG comes from the coding sequence GTGGTCGCCGTGGACGAGTCGCCGCTCCAGAAGCCGTCGCTCATCAAGCGAACCCAACAGCCGGCCGGCACCGACGCGGAGGCCGCGCTGCGCGCCTCCGACGCGGACCGCGACCGGATCGCCGAGATCCTGCGGGAGGCCCTCGCGGAGGGCCGGCTGACCGCCGAGGAACACTCCGAACGCCTCGACGCCGCCTACGCCGCCCGGACCGTCGGCGAGCTGGCCCCGCTCGTCCGCGATCTGCCGGCACACCCGGCCGACCGGACGCCGCGCCCGGAGCCCGCCGGGTATCCGCCGGCCGCCCCCGCCGGTGAGGCCGACACCCAGAACCTCGTCGCGGTCTTCGGCGGCTCCGTCCGCAAGGGCCGCTGGCGGGTGGGGCGGCGCACCAACGCCTTCGCCTGCTTCGGCGGGATCGAGATCGACCTGACCGAGGCCGTCTTCGAGCAGCGGGAGGTCGTCGTCAACGTGGTCGCGGTCTTCGGCGGCGTGGAGATCAAGGTGCCGGAGAACGTCACGCTGCGCGGCACCGGCAGCGGCGTCTTCGGCGGCTTCGACGTCCGCACCCACGAGTCGACCGACCCCGACGCCCCCGTGGTGGTCGTCTCCGGCGTCGCGCTCTTCGGCGGGGTGGAGGCCAAACCGCGCCGCGGCAAGCGGCTGCGCGCCTGGACGCGCGGTCAACTCGACGGCTGA